One window from the genome of Carassius carassius chromosome 15, fCarCar2.1, whole genome shotgun sequence encodes:
- the entpd3 gene encoding ectonucleoside triphosphate diphosphohydrolase 3 — protein MINKESQSSDHLTTASRRGVRMAKVAIAFAAAFMLASIAVIISIAVVQTHKKTYISRGLKYGIVLDAGSSRTTVYLYEWPAEKENNTGVVRETKKCQVQGPGISDFGKDADQDKKTWESLKDCIAYITEAIPSHRHNSTPVFLGATAGMRLLHMKDEETSNAILKTIKNYLSSLPFNFQNASIISGQEEGLYGWITVNYLKGNFLEKNLWNAWVHPHGAETVGSLDLGGASTQIAFATSDDAKGEDLIKVSLYGYEYNIYTHSFLCYGKNEAEKRVLAKLAKESTNWANVKHPCYHFGYNNSMLAEEVFGSECTQNDLPTKYSPKRNIYFFGQSDPEGCKLLVSSIFNLTSCQGTENCSFDGIYQPPLSGDFMAYAGFYWTAWALKVNGSKSMETFNMNMKQFCSKDWETLKTSNKNIREIHLKSYCYSANYVHSILADGYKFNTDNWKNLNFQKEVNKTSIAWSLGYMLALSNMIPAEGKIIKLPINNVLFTGLLLLFSALTIITLTYLVIALVRFCY, from the exons ATGATCAATAAAGAGTCACAATCTTCAGACCACCTTACAACAGCCTCACGCAGAGGG GTGAGGATGGCAAAAGTGGCAATAGCTTTTGCCGCCGCCTTTATGCTGGCCAGCATAGCAGTCATCATATCTATAGCAGTTGTGCAAACTCATAAGAAGACTTATATATCCCGTGGATTAAag tATGGTATTGTTTTGGATGCAGGCTCCTCCAGGACCACTGTGTATCTCTATGAGTGGCCTGCCGAGAAAGAAAACAACACTGGGGTTGTGAGGGAGACCAAAAAGTGTCAGGTTCAAG GCCCTGGCATTTCAGATTTTGGTAAAGATGCGGATCAGGATAAAAAGACATGGGAGAGTTTAAAAGATTGCATAGCATATATAACTGAGGCCATTCCCTCCCATCGGCATAACTCGACCCCAGTCTTCCTTGGGGCAACAGCAGGGATGAGGCTTCTACA tatgAAAGATGAGGAGACTTCCAACGCTATTCTGAAAACCATCAAGAACTACCTTAGCTCTCTTCCTTTCAATTTTCAAAATGCCTCCATTATCTCTGGACAGGAAGAAGGCCTTTATGGCTGGATCACCGTCAACTACCTGAAGGGGAACTTCCTAGAG AAAAATCTCTGGAATGCCTGGGTACATCCTCATGGGGCTGAGACAGTTGGCTCATTGGACTTGGGTGGCGCCTCCACCCAGATTGCCTTTGCCACTTCTGATGATGCCAAAGGTGAAGACCTCATTAAGGTTTCACTCTATGGCTATGAATACAACATCTATACTCACAGTTTCCTCTGCTATGGGAAAAATGAAGCTGAGAAGAGAGTTTTGGCCAAACTTGCAAAG GAATCCACCAACTGGGCTAATGTGAAGCACCCCTGTTATCATTTTGGCTACAATAACTCCATGCTTGCAGAGGAGGTTTTTGGCAGTGAATGTACACAGAATGATCTTCCAACGAAGTATAGTCCAAAgcgaaatatttatttttttggacagaGTGACCCTGAAGGGTGCAAATTATTGGTTAGCAGTATCTTTAACCTGACATCCTGCCAGGGAACTGAAAACTGTTCCTTCGATGGAATTTATCAACCACCACTCAGTGGAGACTTCATG GCTTATGCAGGCTTCTACTGGACTGCTTGGGCTCTTAAAGTGAATGGATCCAAAAGTATGGAGACTTTCAACATGAACATGAAACAGTTTTGCTCAAAGGACTGGGAGACT CTCAAGACATCCAACAAAAACATCAGAGAAATCCATCTGAAGTCCTACTGCTACTCTGCAAATTATGTGCACAGCATTCTTGCAGACGGTTACAAGTTCAAcacagacaactggaaaaatctaaattttcagAAAGAG GTAAATAAGACCAGTATAGCGTGGTCCCTGGGCTACATGCTTGCACTTTCCAACATGATCCCAGCCGAAGGGAAAATCATCAAGCTACCCATTAACAACGTCCTCTTTACTGGTCTCCTCCTGCTGTTCTCTGCTTTGACTATTATCACCCTTACGTACCTCGTCATTGCGCTGGTGCGCTTTTGTTATTGA